A window from Ignavibacteriota bacterium encodes these proteins:
- a CDS encoding T9SS type A sorting domain-containing protein — MAKLIFAILLLFSIKTFSQITYDADFESGNLASIQTSDNLNFYITTRADEGIDGGSTRWFYFRMKNVKDKKISLRFTNTDVTKAMYSYDNITFERFNDQETFSDGIFIKTFEEDTVYLAYYTPYNFSYLQKRISEWKKNQFVKLDTLGFSPQGLPIQEMIITDNSIPREEKQIIWIHSRTHPSETPSSWHFDGIVQELLNDDEVINFYLQKLEFHLIPFTNPDGVFYGRSRVNFEGINLEENWDDSEIATCDEVKILRERMKELNDEKPFSVFLNLHSQAASYCTFWIHTASSTSPFFYRREYQFCNLNISDNQYFVKSDYSESNLRSVFPEGWLWNNYGEEVMALTYETPYDNYFKTFSDTLIEVTNDNLFELGRRTVYAIAEYLEMSHPKHLIMDNKIAEVNGTFQTYDITNEFYGNDFFALDENSNSYANYESENLPSGKYDVSAWWATSEANSYETKFEITAGSNNYEITKTQKLNGGQWNYLTTVDLNNEGKISIKVHGNSTGLVIADAFRLIYTETITSIKETKIPTNFTLYQNYPNPFNPTTTIKYSIPSKVKSETSNVKIIIYDILGKEVATLVNENQSAGEYEVNFSASNLSSGTYIYRLQVGEFSQTKKMILIK; from the coding sequence TTGGCAAAACTAATTTTTGCAATTCTTCTACTTTTTTCTATAAAAACTTTTTCTCAAATAACTTATGATGCAGATTTTGAAAGTGGAAATTTGGCATCAATTCAAACTTCAGATAATCTGAATTTTTACATTACAACAAGAGCAGATGAAGGAATTGACGGCGGAAGCACACGCTGGTTTTATTTCAGAATGAAAAATGTAAAGGATAAAAAAATTAGTCTGCGTTTTACAAATACAGATGTAACAAAAGCAATGTATTCTTATGATAATATTACTTTTGAAAGATTTAATGATCAAGAAACTTTTAGCGATGGAATTTTTATTAAAACTTTTGAAGAAGATACAGTTTACCTTGCTTACTACACACCATACAATTTTTCATATTTGCAGAAAAGAATAAGTGAGTGGAAAAAAAATCAGTTTGTTAAATTAGACACATTGGGCTTTTCTCCACAAGGGTTACCGATTCAAGAAATGATAATTACGGATAATTCAATTCCTCGCGAAGAAAAACAAATAATTTGGATTCACTCAAGAACGCATCCGAGCGAAACGCCAAGCTCTTGGCACTTTGACGGAATTGTTCAAGAACTTTTAAATGATGATGAAGTTATAAATTTTTATTTGCAGAAATTAGAATTTCATTTAATTCCGTTTACAAATCCGGACGGAGTTTTTTATGGAAGATCTCGTGTAAATTTTGAAGGAATTAATTTGGAAGAAAATTGGGATGATTCTGAAATTGCAACTTGTGATGAAGTAAAAATTCTCCGTGAAAGAATGAAAGAATTAAATGATGAAAAACCATTTTCTGTATTTTTAAATTTACATTCTCAAGCTGCATCTTATTGCACATTTTGGATTCACACGGCTAGTTCAACTTCACCATTTTTTTACAGAAGAGAATATCAATTCTGCAATTTAAATATTTCTGATAATCAATATTTTGTAAAATCTGATTATAGCGAATCAAATTTGAGATCTGTTTTCCCCGAAGGCTGGTTGTGGAATAATTACGGCGAAGAAGTTATGGCACTCACTTATGAAACACCGTATGATAATTATTTTAAAACTTTTTCTGATACTTTAATTGAAGTTACAAATGATAATTTATTCGAATTAGGAAGAAGAACAGTTTATGCAATTGCAGAATATTTAGAAATGTCTCATCCCAAACATTTGATAATGGATAATAAAATTGCAGAAGTAAACGGAACTTTTCAGACTTATGATATTACAAATGAATTTTACGGAAATGATTTTTTTGCTCTAGATGAAAATTCAAATTCATATGCAAATTATGAATCAGAAAATTTACCAAGCGGAAAATATGATGTTTCTGCATGGTGGGCAACCAGCGAAGCTAATTCCTACGAAACAAAATTTGAAATTACTGCCGGCTCAAATAATTATGAAATTACTAAAACTCAGAAATTAAATGGCGGACAGTGGAATTATTTAACAACAGTTGATTTAAATAATGAAGGAAAAATTTCAATTAAAGTACATGGAAATTCAACCGGATTAGTAATTGCTGATGCTTTTAGATTAATTTATACAGAAACAATTACAAGTATTAAAGAAACTAAAATTCCAACAAATTTTACTTTGTATCAAAATTATCCAAATCCTTTTAATCCAACTACTACTATTAAATATTCAATACCGTCAAAAGTGAAAAGTGAAACGTCAAACGTGAAAATAATTATTTATGATATTCTTGGAAAAGAAGTTGCAACCTTGGTGAATGAAAATCAATCTGCCGGAGAATATGAAGTTAATTTTAGTGCATCTAATCTATCAAGCGGAACGTACATTTATCGTTTGCAAGTTGGTGAATTTTCACAAACTAAAAAGATGATTTTGATAAAGTAA
- a CDS encoding LamG domain-containing protein: MLKRFLYLVSLTILISCSDQNITEIDNSNLGSVQFSLNKQSTPQEVVKLVLRLTREGFSTIEKSMIIESVNSTNLIISNLYSGNWNLVVNAYDEHEMIIYTGEMNINVEPNSIIPVNLQLNSTTGSILLSVSWGKNLEDEIIAFYPFTGNVNDYSGKGLNGTLYGAEFVNDRFGNPNNALYFDGNNDFIQIYDNDKLTPLNQQLTIAAWVKVFGSKDKYILYKGSTLYNREYAFGIRTDSRASLHINNQGSWNEGQIGVPSSTSLLDDRWYFIVGTWNGKELNMYINGVLENTIITNHVIGNYTSDLFIGSYGGDISKYAFNGIIDDLLLLNRTLTSSEIEKLYNITKN, from the coding sequence ATGCTAAAACGATTTTTATATTTAGTTTCATTAACTATATTAATTAGTTGTTCTGATCAAAATATTACTGAAATTGACAATTCAAATTTAGGAAGTGTTCAATTTTCTCTAAATAAACAATCAACCCCGCAAGAAGTTGTAAAATTAGTATTACGGTTGACGCGCGAAGGTTTTAGTACAATTGAAAAATCAATGATCATAGAATCTGTAAATAGCACTAACTTAATTATTAGTAATCTTTATTCTGGTAATTGGAATTTAGTTGTTAATGCTTATGATGAGCACGAAATGATAATATATACTGGTGAAATGAATATTAATGTAGAGCCAAATTCAATAATACCTGTTAATTTACAATTAAATTCAACAACTGGAAGTATTTTATTATCTGTTTCTTGGGGAAAAAATTTAGAGGATGAAATTATTGCTTTTTATCCATTTACTGGAAATGTTAATGATTATAGTGGCAAAGGATTAAATGGCACTTTATATGGTGCAGAATTTGTTAATGATAGATTTGGAAACCCGAACAATGCATTATATTTTGATGGAAATAATGATTTTATACAAATTTATGATAATGATAAATTAACACCCTTAAACCAACAACTTACAATTGCTGCATGGGTAAAAGTATTTGGATCAAAAGATAAATATATTTTATACAAGGGCAGTACATTATATAATCGTGAATATGCATTTGGTATAAGAACAGATTCTCGAGCATCATTACATATTAACAATCAAGGATCTTGGAATGAAGGTCAAATAGGAGTTCCTAGCTCTACTAGTCTATTAGATGATAGATGGTATTTTATTGTTGGTACCTGGAATGGGAAAGAACTTAATATGTATATAAACGGAGTTTTAGAGAATACCATCATTACAAATCATGTGATTGGTAATTATACTTCTGATTTATTCATTGGATCTTATGGTGGAGATATTAGTAAATACGCATTTAATGGTATTATTGATGATTTATTATTGCTTAATAGAACATTAACTTCATCTGAAATAGAAAAATTATATAATATTACAAAAAATTAA